In the genome of Crassostrea angulata isolate pt1a10 chromosome 6, ASM2561291v2, whole genome shotgun sequence, the window TTACAATCATTTTGATTGACAAGAAACAACAGAGAGTTAGCAACATCTGGTACAATGTTGGCCCCCAATGGGTGGAGCCCGATACAGGGCAGGGCGTGTCAAAGTTCGGTTGCCCGGCACAGAGTGACGTCAAATTCCCACCTGATGACGTGTACAAATGGCGCGTATATTCATCGGGCTTAGCAACAAACCAACTGGTCCCCACCAGACTCAAGGAATTATCAGACGTAAAGCTCGAAATATCAAATAAGAATCTGAAAATACATGGAAGGAGTAAAGACAATCAGCCACACAATCTGTCAGTGTGTACTGccacaatacatgtatcaagaaaCTTTACTCATGAAACTACTACATATGTACTACACTGAATATGTATGCCTATCCCCTTCGtattagttacatgtacatatattttgggTCCTAGTCATTTTTAGTTCTAAAGTAACACTGATCACATGGAATCCAAagatataaatgttttgttatgaaCACATGAAAAACACATTACTATAATATGTACTAATACGAGTCTGCGTGAATTGTATACCATCATACTGTAATTTCTTGCAATTAGTTTGTCTAACGTGGGCAATTTTTTACATTATCTTGAACcgatttatgtattttttatttagtttctATGATTTGCGTTTTATTTTCTTACAATGTgcaatttcttttataaaacacTAACGTAAAAAAATAGAATAGTTTCTGATTTTGATTCTTGAATAAAATTTTGCGCATTTGGAAAACGATTGTGTGTAATTTTACATTACGTCtgcattatataattatttgttcAATTTACCTGGAGATTGGCGGATATGTGTAATTTGCAGCCTCAGTAGTGTTTATCGAATTTGTTTGTTCGTACAACAAAAAATAGTAATAATGGGCAGTATCTGGCGGCTGGGGGCCTCTATACGTCATCACCGTGTCCCCCTCAGCTACCCGACCCTCGGGGATGTTCACAACCATCCAGTGAAGTAGGGGGCGCTCCTGTGTCCCCGCTGTCGCTCGGGGAACATCTGGGTCTACACACAGCAGCGTGAAGGTCTTACCTAACGAGAGAGACACGTAAACAATATATCTTGACTTATATTCCTGTTTCAAAGtatagcatatatatatatatataattaatctCCACTATTACAAAAatgcataatatatattttttatttgtgttatttATGTTTTCCTTCATTGATCAAATGTACACTTAGGTACTGTAGATTAAACAAAAATCCTTAAAACAAAGTATGATTCTGTAACTCTTAGTAATGTGTGTACTTAACATGATACCAACTTTTCTTGTTGTTTGCTGGagattaatttaataaaaattgagtTGGGCGGTCAattcaacaaaaatgaaatttaatatagatTTTACGCAGTCAactaaaataatagaaatatcaaaattaagtctgattttttttaatcttttcaaaaatcattttgatttggATATTTGACCATTCTTTTAGAAATTGGTATcaattatatttacttttttaaaacaaaaataaagacaAATACATTAGTcaacttgaagaaaaaaaaatcaaaaaataatgtttttttattacataactaattaaattacaattcattacaaattgactcatctaattcttaaaaagttttgaatgttaattaaaaatctaagtttagaaatatcttaaaatttaatttattttttttagatttttttctctattcatatagaattaaatattaaaattatgattgtgcttaattctatatattgtacattgtaaACTGCTGATAAACACACtgtctcttattatcaatttgatttaaaattcacatgGATCCAAATGACACGGGCCGAAAAGATCAGGGGTACATAAAAGAAAGCACACATTCacgttgtttacaaagtgaaagtaggtCACTAGTTggtaaaaaataacttttggttGTATATATACTTATCGCTCGATAtaggaagttttgtttctaaaagatcaaacatttgtgcattgtcaatattcgatatagatacaaaataatctgttttgcAGGCTGGTATATTTCATAACCTAATTGAGTATGTAGGCCTAACTATCGCATGTGTCTCCGTGCAAGTGTATTCATCCGCTGAAACCCAGACATATTCATCCGCTGAAACCCAgacattgtttacaataaaatatgaacattttcaaagaCATCAACCACTTTGTATCTGCCAACTTGTTTTGTTGACGTACAGTTCTGCTCGAAATTGAAgtatgtcatctatttttcttcaaacacataagaaaactttgcactcatttgagttgtttggctCCTAAAAAATTTGCAACATCCggacgtacgatccctagatggctttcgagCTTCGCTCGACGCCATAAAAACTATGATGCCCTACTCCAGCTTAAATCATACAGCGCATTTGTTTTAAACCAAGTTTTGCGTCTGTGACGAAGCGTCACAAAACGTATCACTGCTTATCCAGGCGGCGAGTTCACGAGAGAAGGTACAAAATATAAGAAATCTTAGAGAAACTGAAGGAAGCTTGTGTAAAGTAGAATATTTTAGAAACTTATTGTCAAATTACAAAGCAAAGATTGACAACCATTTACCAGTAAAGTTTTTTCTTTGCATGTAAAATCCCAGCGCTGATATATCAGGGACAGGGTTAGCGTCAGACCGGACGTCCCAAGAACCCACAGAAGCGTCCCCTAGCGGATTCAGCTGAAAGGACCGTTGTCTAAAAACAAACAAGTTGGAGTTTTAAGTTATGAACAAGTTGCGTTCAAAAATTACTGATGATCTTAGCTATAGTGCTACTTACGGTTTGGAATACGTGGTACAGCAGGAGGTAAACGTAACGGCAATCGGCGAGAACGTGACGTCAACAAAAACTGTCATTGAGGCTCCCTTGGGGATAAACGTCCGGTTATGGTTTTTCAATGCTGTAGGAAGATCAACAAGGAACTGTCACATACAGGTTCCAAGATTAAAacttacaaattaaaataaatcagtttctgataaaatcgatcttttaaatattgtttaacattAACAAATCCTGAAATATGTACATCCACATGCGTTGCTATGGCGATAAATAATACGATAATATCAAAAGTTAAATATAAGAACCGATCACCCAATAGATACCTTCCGACACGAGGTTTGGACAAGCAAACAGGATTCTGTCGTTAATCATCAGCTGGACAGCGTACGCATCGATGGCGATACTCATCCAATTCATGGCCACCGGACCTACAGTCAGAACACAGGCATTTACTGGATTTTCCAAGtctctgcccccccccccccccccgaacaaTATATTTCATCAAATTGGTTTCTTAATTCCAGAGCCATACAACTCAATTAAGTTGTTATGGACTAGTGATATCTGTGATATCGATACCCGTAAGATGATAGAGCGGGTTGTGAGTTATCAGTGCTACCTCAGTGCTATCATTGAGTTACTTTTAATTAGTGCATCACGGATATCTGTACAATATCCTATAGTTGTTTTTGTAATGTTTTGAGAGTTATGAGAAAGATATCAGTGTTACTAGTATGATGTCAAAGTGTTAGTAGCTTGATACCAGTGTTACTAGAAATTCCAGATTtactatatttaaaaattcacagTGCTGTCTGTAAAAGTGTTATGAAAACACGATATGAAAGTGTTTCATGTAATTACCTAGCATGCTTAGTAGAATACATTGTTACTTGTAAAATACCGCGCTGTGATATATAAGGAATacagaatcattctttgagtattatgaggtgataattttggtcggggcgtgatcaaatccaataaagcccgaagggctttatgatagatttgatcacgccccgaccgaaattatcacctcataatattcaaataatgattccttattacttatatttatataattttaggccatcgcacgattaaatctttaaatataaacaagtttagcttttttaaaaaagctgaCCGTCTTTAGAACAAACCCTCAACAGCAATTAGttatcaaagacagtttaattcttttaatataaatgtcaccttccTCTACATAGCATGGCGAGTGGAACATTTTATGTCGTTTAAGCCTGcgtgtctaaaattgagaactGCGTACCCGAGCTTGTAAGTTGAGATCGACTATAGGGTAAAAGGGATCTTAGGTAGGGTCGTAGACtcgtattatttttataaaatcaaagttataccACTGCGTTTATCTATCTAAGGTGCAAATAACTAAACCGATATTAGGCATACcgcatctattttttttttaattttgtataaatatttgaataaacagaaaaacaaataatttcaatagatattataGAATGTTACTTTCACTAATTGGAcctgaaaaccaaaggctgaattttattcatagcaatttgtattgctttttcgttttctcactttttaagatttgaaatcaatttgttaagtcgtacatgAAATAGATCATctgaaaattatctcccttgtgccaaacagtatttcaaccaatgaaataaatgtaaattttcacatcatgtattttctaccaatcacaaaggaaaggaagtgcacaacccggagactaaattatttcaactctttataccgtcttccaaggaagacggtaataagcaaaccccgccggcgcctcaatttggcgtcatttgtattatgggttatatagtacaaaatcgatacgtagcgttatcacagacaaagacactggataatgtaaatatatttaaatatcagttttactagttacagagtaaaaTGTTACTTTTTTCACATCGCGTTACTAGTAGTATTGCTATTAGTTAGATATTAAAGTGTATTCTTTTAGATAATATCATAGTTTTACCAGCTGGACCATATAATGTTACAAGTAAGACATGACAATGTTACTGGTAAGTTATCAGACCTTCAATATGATGTTACCTGTAAGATTGAGGTAGTTTATTGCTTCTGTCATGTTATAGGGATTAGGTTCGCTGGTGATCATGGAGTTCGCTAGTTTTTGCCTCCACTCCTCGGAAAGCTGGATCCGCCCAGATTGTTTAAACAAAAGGAATGCATACACATTTGGTGTGGCCCGTGTTGGTCGAGGGCCATGGAAGTCCTTgaaaatctgacaaaaaaaGTGGGCACGAGTTTAAATTGAAGATTGTAAAGTTGAttgaaagtaaatgaaattcTCCATGACACTCGTGCAAAAAGGCAGACATTTGAAAATAACGCATTAACAAGAACGGTGATATTGAAATACACAattaaaaaacttcaaaatcactctttatgtaaaaaaaaaaaaactaaaagaaaaaccaaaaaaaaaaaaaaaacaacaacaaacaaacatagTGATACCTCGGATTGGCTTATATTATTTCCGGGTATGTTCAAGAAGATCCCGTGGTTAATCAAATACCCCGTGTCAAACACGATAAGAGTGTATAGCTCACTCTGATTGGCGGACCACGTCATGGTCGGACGATTCCGGACGCTCCACGGTCTGTAGATGTCGGTCACTGCTGGGTCTAAATCAATCCTTCGGTTCTCGGTCACCGTCCACACGTTTCCACAGCCAGAATAGGACCCTAAAGAATGCAGGACAAATCTAGAGATCAATTTGTCTCTCTCCTAATATAAATGCTAAATACTTTAATAAGATAAAGAACCTCTGTGAAATCtaataaattgatatataagcaccaaattttacatgtaccatgcCCCAGTAGGCAAAATCTGACAATTTACGGTAGTTTTTAAAAGGATGACCGCGTAAGAGTTGTTTTTCTTACTAAGGAGGGCGATGAACCTTAAATAACACACACTTACTCTGTCATAAATTTAAACCTGAGTTTACCTGTTCCAGTTTCAAAAGTCACGCTCAGAAACGTTGTAATCAAAGAATCTTGGAGGACATATCCTGGGCCAAACACACGGGAGACGAGGCTATCCGCCCGGTAGGGGTTTGGGTTGAAACAATCCACAGATCCCCAGGGGTTAGGACACCGGGCGGGGTAGCTCGTGCCATACCAGAAACGAGTGTTGTCCTTGGCATTGTTGATCATTGTGGACAGACATTGTGATAAATCAGAGGTTCGGTTGTCCGGGGAACACGGTGAAGCAATGGCACCTGCATGTGTAAAGGAGAACAATAATAGTATCTCATCAAAGTTGTGTTACTCTCATTACTATCAATAAATAGTTTGGAATTTCTCGAATGTCTTTAATATAATTGTAACAATAGCAACAGACTAGTAAACTTTGATATAATCTTTTATATAATGGTTGTACCAGACGCTTTTTGATACCAGAAA includes:
- the LOC128188050 gene encoding uncharacterized protein LOC128188050 — encoded protein: MALRGSVLLLSLWTFIPGAIASPCSPDNRTSDLSQCLSTMINNAKDNTRFWYGTSYPARCPNPWGSVDCFNPNPYRADSLVSRVFGPGYVLQDSLITTFLSVTFETGTGSYSGCGNVWTVTENRRIDLDPAVTDIYRPWSVRNRPTMTWSANQSELYTLIVFDTGYLINHGIFLNIPGNNISQSEIFKDFHGPRPTRATPNVYAFLLFKQSGRIQLSEEWRQKLANSMITSEPNPYNMTEAINYLNLTGPVAMNWMSIAIDAYAVQLMINDRILFACPNLVSEALKNHNRTFIPKGASMTVFVDVTFSPIAVTFTSCCTTYSKPQRSFQLNPLGDASVGSWDVRSDANPVPDISALGFYMQRKNFTGKTFTLLCVDPDVPRATAGTQERPLLHWMVVNIPEGRVAEGDTVMTYRGPQPPDTAHYYYFLLYEQTNSINTTEAANYTYPPISRFLFDISSFTSDNSLSLVGTSWFVAKPDEYTRHLYTSSGGNLTSLCAGQPNFDTPCPVSGSTHWGPTLYQMLLTLCCFLSIKMIVTSN